From Brassica oleracea var. oleracea cultivar TO1000 chromosome C3, BOL, whole genome shotgun sequence, a single genomic window includes:
- the LOC106331336 gene encoding chromatin structure-remodeling complex protein SYD isoform X5 yields MSSSSSHNIELEAAKFLHKLIQDSKDEPSKLATKLYVILQHMKTSGKEHSMPYQVISRAMETVVNQHGLDIEALTSPRLPHAGGSSTQMEDSGSAHIAGSSQVAGVNNESKASLVENEMSKYDAFTSARQLGGSTSASQAVYQGPGTRSNRSFDHDSPSSLDSKPGNAQSHDRNETMNQRDAKSGAKRKRGESSFSWDQNMDNSQQFDTHGTVDDQTRKMSKVEMPATGDAENLHVGLSSDAYTTPQGGWQNSEITAIRPPAHRDTGKSVAAEDVPPSGQLFKEQQLKQLRAQCLVFLALRNGLMPKKLHIDIALGNVFPKDDGFRRELLDQKGRTHSLSESGSIVEVSAPSARMDNPTGRLAEMDFSSKETAIPRLEDKISNAIFPDGQKLLLASNTPDAPAQNQVSGSHSELASSSGGVTKHAPVEMVGWPGTINRNDSSTFTFESDELCAPDQGEGNMLPPPKYTMSQKWIMDRQNKRLLVDRSWGLKQQKADQAIGARFNELKESVTSSEDISTKTKSVIELKKLQLLSLQRRLRSEFLHNFFKPIANDVENLKSYKKHKHGRRIRQLEKYEQKMKEERQRRIRERQKEFFGEIEVHKERLDDLSKARRERWKGFNRYVKEFHKRKERFHREKIDKIQREKINLLKINDVEGYLRMVQDAKSDRVMQLLKETEKYLQKLGSKLKEAKSLASRFENEADEAPVEDKTVDNDDEGDQAKHYLESNEKYYLMAHSIKENISEQPASLKGGKLREYQMNGLRWLLSLYNNHLNGILADEMGLGKTVQVISLICYLMDTKNDRGPFLVVVPSSVLPGWVSEINFWAPTIQKIVYCGPPEERRKLFKEQIVHQKFNVLLTTYEYLMNKHDRPKLSKILWHYIIIDEGHRIKNASCKLNADLKHYNSSHRLLLTGTPLQNNLEELWALLNFLLPNIFNSSEDFSQWFNKPFQSNGDNSAEEALLSEEENLLIINRLHQVLRPFVLRRLKHKVENELPEKIERLIRCEASAYQKLLMKRVEDNLGSLGNMKSRAVHNSVMELRNICNHPYLSQLHTEEVNSLIPEHYLPPVIRLCGKLEMLDRLLPKLKATDHRVLFFSTMTRLLDVMEDYLTFKGYKYLRLDGHTSGGDRGALIDGFNKSDSPYFIFLLSIRAGGVGVNLQAADTVIIFDTDWNPQVDLQAQARAHRIGQKRDVLVLRFETVNTVEEQVRASAEHKLGVANQSITAGFFDNNTSAEDRKEYLESLLRESKKEEAAPVLDDDALNDIIARRESEIDIFESIDNQRKEDEMETWKSLVQGSGSKSSAPIPPIPSRLVTEDDLKLLYEAMKMNNVPMVAVEPNVGMKRKGGSVGSLDTQQYGRGKRAREVRSYEEQLTEEEFEKMCQTESTDSPRGKEEESEKNLANATSNILGGNIGETSMANDKVDILTGNTGEKSLATDKVDNLAGSTGDTVLPTSTALALTPQPVEPLQKSQQPLKEVTEPVKRGRGRPKRADKTPNQLSASVPGRTHATGDARSSPVIGSDVASGSLTSPDLSVPPGFQPLPASNSSPMPTRGRGRGRGRGRGAGRGRRMENMLQGADSSIGTQRTNTRASLSGDPVASNLVTLPVSSVAIDAKVPKPIKASSSNLESGPSIHSDTTAVQPSPAVSLQESSQLDAPPGFGSGSGSHVQPLNVSEDSLVKKAASIKNKPAVPDVRNNQGSGVVKQPVNTPSSTALGPGQSQTTAPLNANQPLSPHLVGSTVEAQGASVLSPPAPMPVKRQGRKTPNRGETPRRRGRRHVQASPAADGSSARSTISTPQTEVKVGDSSGSKITSVGHKSDVVQEQPHFNPSLAHSSAGTSQEKRKEISGVVGTGRKQTTDVTDVARVMKEIFSETSLLKHKVGEASETTVINEPDGKSSETMNMHIAKTSKAENIIQPADHNLGVETISSSVSVEKQKSESSVMTDKIIKTSSDIEASVSHSDDITPQDTMLVDSKRHVGSELVETEQKVATSTDPKVQIAASVSSVSEENKISDSSMLVHGIVKLSPGSKSPVDQPDDPPAQGTVPVDSKSPVDEVLPEINKDSQSPEPQNDGNVQSLPTPDADSAEAPNKQAGPSISPSVSPQAMKMTENFELISKDSSETVPVSSVCVVEDSKMPSASIEHGSPKKPESPEIHKPSGADLDCRITPTSSSEIGGGSNFSGTSAEVPENLNDSVTKSCLEMSVSISEKVLESELLTSNSDDLKCVPDPEEAKDAVGVRSQLGDTAGKKNLQLNPTNFDDAVSSEKAEMISGGHTSNCPPNTSTEEALADQIVTEETSCGVHNPGSSQFPMNEKNLISDVAHPGSGGQIELVTNRDSGTELSVVVADAGNDLVKISGVEADSSVVQLSSGDILSDSVASLTTTEPLPTEQQVTNLSTEGKGEEIDGDKKGTTPLIPVEQMNVQPTVGSHVLERSYEESQRSPMRIDESSYVDSKSLDTTNQTSEEDEAKRKEGESPDDQICDLGPSSAAIQLSMPHTDGLKTHTGNKNSISLVHEDYGSPLSDSANAEQDSGESASILGGDSCKLGGEASTADTEMVDASVQLPFSAEQVGVGTDSPSSLPVIEGDKAENPSDERNIVAGEASGINVSIQPEDLCMNLGETEEPAQMGTVGDASDRAEDDMAIDVLREKEESKDQREHLSSALSSVEDNKAENPSDERNMIDINPSVQPEDLSRTLGETEGPAQMGEVGDASDHSEDNVAVSVLGEKEESNDQREHLSSELSSGEETKAENPSDEKNMIDGEASGMNASVQPEDMSRSLIETEEPAQMGKVGDAGDHSENVAVSVLGEKEESQDQQEHLSIALSSEEENKAENPSDDRDMIHGEASGKNVPVQPEDLPMNLVETEEPTQVGEVGNASDQPEDKEKEESNDQGEHLSSALRSEEETKAENTPEEINMTDGEGSGINVSVQPEDLSRSLVETEEPTQMGEVGNASDLFVDNIGVLEEKEESKDQREPLSSALSSEEENKAENPSDDTDMIDGEASGINVSVEPEDLSRNLVETDESTQMEEVGKAGDQSEDNVAIGVLEEREESKDQQKHLSSALSSEKETKAENAPEEINMTKAENTPEEINMTDGSASGFNVSVQPEEFSMNVAETEEPTQVEEAGNASGQSEDNVAIGVLEEKEESKDQEENLSSEVENKAENPSEDRDMIDGEASVQPEIVSTNLDETEEPTQMGEVGNASDQSEDNVATGVLVEKEESEGQQEHLSSALSSQKENEESLPVEDPTVGGLDESEAKCSVSESDVKGDSKKCVGTSESADLDSEAPKRANQRS; encoded by the exons ATGTCGTCTTCTTCTTCACATAATATTGAGCTGGAGGCAGCTAAGTTTCTGCACAAGCTCATTCAAGATTCCAAAGATGAACCTTCGAAGCTAGCCACAAAACTCTATGTG ATATTGCAGCACATGAAAACCAGTGGGAAGGAACACTCAATGCCGTATCAAGTCATATCAAG GGCAATGGAGACTGTGGTCAATCAACATGGTCTTGACATTGAAGCTTTGACGTCCCCTCGTCTTCCTCATGCTGGTGGTAGTAGTACCCAAATGGAAGATTCTGGATCTGCACATATTGCTG GATCTTCTCAAGTCGCTGGAGTTAACAATGAGTCCAAAGCAAGTCTAGTTGAAAATGAGATGTCAAAATATGATGCATTCACTTCTGCTAGGCAGCTTGGTGGATCAACCAGTGCATCACAAGCCGTTTACCAAGGGCCTGGAACTCGAAGTAACAGATCCTTCGATCATGACAGTCCATCCAGCTTGGATTCTAAGCCGGGAAATGCCCAGTCTCACGATAGGAATGAGACAATGAATCAAAGAGATGCCAAGTCAGGTGCAAAGAGAAAAAGGGGTGAATCATCGTTTTCGTGGGATCAGAATATGGATAATTCTCAGCAATTTGATACTCATGGGACAGTTGATGACCAGACTAGAAAAATGAGCAAAGTGGAAATGCCTGCTACAG GTGACGCTGAGAATTTGCATGTCGGTTTGTCATCAGATGCATACACGACTCCTCAG GGTGGATGGCAAAACAGTGAAATCACAGCAATCAGGCCTCCAGCTCATAGGGATACTGGAAAATCTGTCGCAGCAGAGGATGTTCCGCCTTCAGGTCAACTTTTTAAAGAGCAACAATTGAAGCAGCTCAGAGCCCAGTGCCTTGTGTTCTTAGCTCTCAG AAATGGATTGATGCCAAAGAAGCTGCACATTGATATCGCCCTTGGAAATGTCTTCCCCAAAGATG ATGGTTTCCGCAGAGAACTCTTGGATCAGAAAGGAAGAACACATTCTCTCAGTGAATCGGGTAGCATTGTCGAAGTCTCAGCTCCATCAGCAAGAATGGATAATCCTACCGGAAGATTGGCTGAGATGGACTTCTCATCAAAAGAAACAGCGATCCCACGATTGGAGGACAAAATCTCAAATGCCATATTTCCTGATGGACAAAAGCTTCTTCTGGCATCTAACACTCCAGACGCTCCAGCGCAAAATCAGGTTTCTGGTAGTCATTCTGAGCTGGCTTCTTCTTCAGGCGGTGTAACCAAACACGCACCAGTAGAGATGGTGGGGTGGCCCGGAACTATTAACCGTAATGACTCCTCAACTTTCACTTTTGAATCAGACGAATTATGTGCTCCAG ATCAAGGGGAAGGTAACATGCTACCGCCGCCTAAGTACACCATGTCACAGAAGTGGATTATGGATCGACAGAATAAGAGACTTTTGGTTGATCGGAGTTGGGGTCTTAAACAGCAGAAAGCAGACCAGGCAATTGGTGCACGGTTCAATGAGTTGAAG GAATCTGTTACTTCCTCGGAGGATATATCTACAAAGACCAAGAGTGTAATAGAACTGAAAAAGCTTCAGTTGTTGAGTCTGCAACGTCGTTTGAGAAG TGAATTTCTTCACAACTTCTTCAAACCTATTGCAAATGATGTTGAGAACCTAAAGTCATATAAAAAACATAAGCATGGCCGGCGGATTAGACAGCTTGAGAAGTATGAGCAGAAGATGAAGGAAGAGCGACAGAGGAGAATTCGTGAGAGGCAGAAGGAGTTCTTTGGGGAGATAGAAGTTCACAA GGAAAGGCTAGATGATTTATCCAAAGCTAGGAGAGAAAGGTGGAAGGGCTTCAACAGATACGTAAAGGAGTTCCACAAAAGAAAGGAACGCTTTCATCGTGAAAAGATCGACAAAATTCAGCGGGAGAAGATTAATTTGTTAAAGATTAATGATGTAGAGGGTTATCTTCGTATGGTGCAG GATGCGAAGTCAGATCGAGTGATGCAACTACTCAAAGAGACAGAGAAGTACCTTCAAAAGCTTGGATCCAAGTTAAAGGAGGCAAAATCGTTGGCCAGTCGATTTGAGAATGAGGCAGATGAGGCACCTGTTGAGGATAAAACTGTTGATAATGACGATGAGGGTGACCAGGCAAAG CACTACCTGGAAAGCAATGAAAAATACTACTTGATGGCTCACAG CATAAAAGAAAATATTAGCGAGCAGCCAGCTTCCCTAAAGGGTGGAAAATTGAGGGA GTACCAAATGAATGGCCTAAGGTGGCTTCTTTCCCTGTACAACAATCATTTAAATGGCATTCTAGCTGATGAGATGGGTCTCGGGAAAACTGTTCAG GTTATTTCGTTGATTTGCTATCTGATGGACACAAAAAATGATAGAGGTCCCTTCTTGGTTGTTGTACCATCCTCTGTACTGCCTGGCTGGGTGTCAGAAATTAACTTTTGGGCCCCTACAATTCAGAAAATTGTCTATTGTGGCCCTCCGGAGGAGAGGCGCAAGCTCTTCAA GGAGCAAATTGTTCATCAGAAGTTTAATGTGCTTCTGACAACATATGAATATCTAATGAACAAGCACGATAGGCCTAAATTAAGCAAGATCCTTTGGCATTACATTATTATTGACGAAGGACATCGCATAAAGAATGCTTCTTGCAAGTTAAATGCGGACCTGAAACACTACAATAGCTCCCACCGACTCCTGTTAACTGGGACACCATTGCAG AACAACCTGGAAGAATTGTGGGCTCTGCTTAATTTCCTGTTGCCTAATATATTTAACTCATCAGAAGACTTTTCACAGTGGTTTAACAAACCATTTCAAAGTAATGGAGATAATTCTGCTGAAGAG GCGTTGCTATCGGAAGAGGAGAATCTGCTGATTATCAATCGTCTTCACCAAGTTCTTCGACCATTCGTGTTGCGGCGGCTGAAACATAAG GTTGAAAATGAACTTCCTGAAAAGATAGAGAGACTCATACGGTGCGAGGCTTCTGCATATCAGAAGCTGTTGATGAAGAGAGTTGAGGATAATCTGGGCTCGCTTGGAAACATGAAG TCGCGTGCAGTGCACAACTCAGTGATGGAGCTTCGAAATATTTGCAATCATCCATATCTCAGCCAACTTCATACAGAGGAG GTCAATAGCTTAATTCCTGAGCATTATCTGCCTCCGGTAATAAGACTGTGTGGGAAGCTTGAGATGTTGGACCGGCTCTTGCCCAAACTAAAAGCAACAGACCATCGG GTTCTCTTCTTTTCAACAATGACGAGGCTTCTTGATGTTATGGAGGATTACCTCACCTTCAAGGGATACAAATACCTTAGGTTAGATGGGCACACATCTGGGGGTGATCGCGGTGCTCTTATTGACGGATTTAACAAGTCTGATTCACCATATTTCATTTTCTTGTTGAG CATACGGGCTGGTGGAGTAGGAGTTAATCTTCAAGCTGCTGATACCGTTATAATATTTGACACCGACTGGAATCCTCAG GTTGATCTACAAGCTCAAGCAAGGGCTCACCGGATTGGGCAGAAAAGAGATGTTCTAGTTCTTCGTTTTGAAACG GTCAATACTGTTGAGGAGCAAGTTAGAGCTTCAGCCGAACATAAGCTTGGAGTTGCTAACCAGAGTATAACTGCTGGGTTCTTTGACAATAACACAAG CGCCGAAGATCGTAAGGAATATTTGGAATCCCTGTTACGTGAGTCAAAGAAAGAGGAGGCTGCTCCAGTGTTGGACGATGATGCCTTAAATGATATTATAGCCCGAAG GGAGTCAGAGATTGATATTTTTGAATCCATCGACAATCAAAGAAAAGAAGATGAGATG GAAACCTGGAAGAGCCTGGTACAGGGGTCAGGGTCAAAAAGTTCTGCACCCATACCACCTATCCCTTCTCGTCTTGTTACTGAGGATGACTTAAAACTGCTCTATGAAGCAATGAAAATGAATAATGTCCCGATGGTTGCAGTAGAACCAAATGTTGGCATGAAGCGGAAGGGTGGTTCCGTAGGAAGCTTGGATACTCAGCAATATGGAAGAGGCAAACGTGCCAGAGAG GTTCGATCTTATGAAGAGCAACTGACAGAGGAGGAATTTGAAAAGATGTGCCAGACTGAGTCAACCGATTCTCCCAGAGGCAAGGAAGAAGAAAGTGAGAAGAACTTGGCAAATGCTACATCAAATATTCTGGGTGGAAACATTGGTGAAACGAGTATGGCAAATGATAAAGTAGATATTCTGACTGGAAACACTGGTGAAAAGAGTTTGGCAACTGATAAAGTAGATAATCTGGCTGGAAGCACTGGTGACACAGTGCTCCCTACATCTACAGCATTGGCACTGACTCCACAACCCGTGGAACCTCTACAGAAATCACAGCAGCCACTGAAAGAAGTAACAGAACCTGTAAAACGGGGCCGCGGCAGGCCAAAAAGAGCTGATAAAACGCCGAATCAATTATCTGCATCAGTTCCAGGCAGGACACATGCAACAGGGGATGCCAGATCATCACCAGTTATTGGTTCCGATGTTGCCTCTGGAAGTCTTACTTCCCCTGATTTATCTGTTCCACCTGGTTTTCAACCACTTCCAGCTTCCAATTCTTCCCCAATGCCAACGAGAGGTCGGGGCAGGGGAAGAGGCAGGGGACGTGGTGCAGGTAGAGGAAGGAGAATGGAAAATATGTTGCAGGGTGCTGACAGTTCCATAGGTACTCAGAGAACTAATACCCGAGCATCTCTTTCTGGTGATCCTGTAGCGTCCAATTTAGTAACTCTTCCCGTCTCTTCGGTTGCTATTGATGCAAAAGTCCCTAAGCCTATTAAAGCAAGTAGTTCTAATCTTGAGTCGGGGCCTTCCATACATTCTGATACTACTGCTGTGCAGCCCTCTCCTGCTGTCTCCCTACAAGAAAGTAGCCAGCTAGATGCACCGCCTGGTTTTGGTTCTGGATCTGGATCACATGTTCAGCCGCTAAATGTATCGGAGGATTCCTTGGTAAAAAAGGCAGCTTCTATAAAGAACAAGCCTGCTGTTCCAGATGTAAGAAATAACCAGGGTTCAGGAGTTGTAAAACAGCCAGTTAACACACCAAGCTCTACTGCTTTAG GCCCAGGTCAAAGTCAGACAACTGCACCTTTAAATGCTAATCAGCCATTGAGTCCCCACCTTGTTGGTTCTACAGTTGAAG CTCAAGGCGCCAGTGTTCTTTCTCCTCCTGCCCCCATGCCTGTGAAGAGGCAAGGTCGGAAGACGCCAAACAGAGGAGAAACTCCTAGACGGCGAGGAAGGAGACATGTTCAAGCTTCACCTGCTGCTGATGGCTCTTCTGCACGGAGTACAATATCAACACCACAAACCGAGGTCAAGGTTGGTGATTCATCAGGATCCAAAATTACATCAGTTGGACACAAGTCTGATGTTGTCCAAGAACAACCCCATTTCAACCCGTCACTTGCACACTCGTCTGCCGGTACAAGTCAGGAAAAAAGAAAAGAAATATCAGGTGTTGTTGGTACTGGAAGGAAACAAACCACTGATGTGACTGATGTTGCTCGTGTCATGAAAGAGATATTTTCGGAGACTTCCCTGTTAAAGCATAAAGTTGGGGAGGCTTCTGAAACAACGGTAATAAATGAGCCAGATGGAAAATCCTCGGAAACGATGAATATGCACATAGCTAAGACCAGCAAGGCAGAGAATATAATCCAACCTGCCGATCATAACTTGGGAGTAGAAACAATCAGTTCCAGTGTTTCAGTAGAGAAGCAAAAGTCTGAGTCTTCAGTCATGACTGATAAGATCATTAAGACTTCGTCTGATATTGAGGCTTCTGTTTCTCACTCTGATGATATAACACCTCAAGATACTATGCTCGTTGACTCAAAACGTCATGTGGGTAGCGAGTTAGTTGAGACGGAACAGAAAGTAGCAACATCAACTGATCCCAAGGTACAAATAGCAGCATCTGTTTCCAGTGTTTCAGAAGAAAATAAAATTTCAGATTCTTCTATGCTGGTCCATGGAATTGTAAAACTTTCACCTGGATCTAAGTCTCCTGTTGATCAGCCTGATGATCCTCCAGCTCAAGGTACTGTCCCGGTTGATTCCAAAAGCCCTGTAGACGAGGTTTTGCCTGAGATAAACAAAGATAGTCAATCACCGGAGCCTCAGAATGATGGTAATGTGCAAAGCTTACCAACACCTGATGCTGATTCCGCTGAGGCTCCTAATAAACAGGCAGGGCCATCTATATCACCTTCAGTTTCTCCTCAAGCAATGAAGATGACTGAAAATTTTGAACTGATATCGAAGGATTCCTCAGAAACTGTTCCAGTTTCTTCTGTTTGTGTTGTTGAAGATTCGAAAATGCCTTCAGCATCCATTGAACATGGTTCTCCAAAGAAACCAGAGTCACCTGAAATCCATAAACCTAGCGGTGCTGATTTGGATTGTCGCATTACTCCTACAAGTTCTTCTGAAATTGGTGGTGGCAGCAATTTTTCTGGAACTAGTGCAGAGGTACCTGAAAACTTGAATGATTCTGTGACTAAAAGCTGTTTGGAGATGAGTGTTTCCATATCTGAAAAAGTTCTAGAGAGCGAGCTTCTGACATCTAACTCCGATGATCTGAAGTGTGTCCCTGATCCTGAGGAGGCAAAGGATGCCGTAGGTGTGAGGTCTCAATTGGGTGATACGGCCGGAAAAAAAAATCTGCAGTTAAATCCTACTAATTTCGATGATGCTGTTTCTTCCGAAAAGGCTGAAATGATTTCTGGAGGCCATACTTCGAATTGTCCACCTAATACTTCGACTGAGGAAGCTCTTGCAGACCAGATTGTGACTGAAGAGACGTCTTGTGGTGTTCACAATCCCGGATCTTCACAATTTCCGATGAATGAGAAAAATCTAATCTCAGATGTTGCTCACCCTGGGTCTGGTGGTCAGATTGAATTGGTTACAAACAGGGATAGTGGCACCGAGTTGTCTGTGGTTGTTGCAGATGCCGGAAATGACCTTGTCAAGATATCTGGTGTTGAAGCGGATTCTTCTGTGGTGCAACTGTCTTCAGGAGATATTTTATCCGATTCTGTTGCATCGTTGACAACTACAGAACCTTTGCCAACAGAACAGCAAGTAACAAATCTATCTACTGAAGGTAAGGGTGAAGAAATCGATGGTGATAAAAAAGGAACTACCCCCTTGATTCCAGTAGAACAGATGAATGTGCAGCCCACAGTTGGGTCTCATGTGCTCGAGAGAAGTTATGAGGAATCTCAACGATCTCCAATGAGAATTGATGAAAGTTCATATGTGGATAGCAAATCTCTCGATACTACAAATCAGACGAGTGAAGAGGACGAGGCAAAACGTAAAGAAGGTGAGAGTCCGGATGATCAGATATGCGATCTTGGACCAAGTTCTGCTGCAATCCAATTATCGATGCCGCACACTGATGGACTAAAGACCCACACTGGCAATAAGAACTCTATATCACTTGTTCATGAAGATTATGGCAGTCCTCTATCTGATTCTGCCAATGCAGAACAAGATTCTGGAGAATCTGCTTCAATTCTAGGAGGCGACAGTTGTAAACTTGGTGGAGAAGCTAGTACCGCCGACACAGAGATGGTGGATGCATCAGTTCAATTGCCTTTCTCTGCAGAGCAAGTGGGAG TAGGTACAGACTCCCCTTCGTCTCTACCAGTGATAGAGGGAGACAAGGCCGAGAACCCATCGGACGAGAGAAACATTGTTGCTGGTGAAGCCAGCGGCATAAATGTTTCAATTCAGCCAGAGGATTTGTGCATGAACCTAGGTGAAACTGAGGAGCCTGCGCAGATGGGAACAGTTGGTGATGCAAGTGACCGAGCTGAAGATGATATGGCCATTGATGTCTTGAGGGAAAAAGAAGAATCAAAGGATCAACGAGAGCATTTGTCTTCAGCCTTAAGTTCAGTGGAAGATAACAAGGCTGAGAACCCATCGGACGAGAGAAACATGATTGATATAAATCCATCGGTTCAGCCAGAGGATTTGTCCAGGACCCTAGGTGAAACTGAGGGGCCTGCACAGATGGGAGAAGTTGGTGATGCTAGTGACCATTCTGAAGATAATGTGGCCGTTAGTGTCTTGGGGGAAAAAGAAGAATCAAATGATCAACGAGAGCATTTGTCTTCAGAATTAAGTTCTGGGGAAGAGACTAAGGCTGAGAACCCATCGGACGAGAAAAACATGATTGATGGTGAAGCTAGCGGTATGAATGCTTCGGTTCAGCCAGAGGATATGTCCAGAAGTCTAATTGAAACTGAGGAGCCTGCACAGATGGGAAAAGTTGGCGATGCAGGTGACCATTCTGAGAATGTGGCCGTTAGTGTCTTGGGAGAAAAAGAAGAATCACAGGATCAGCAAGAGCATTTGTCTATAGCATTAAGTTCAGAGGAAGAGAACAAGGCTGAGAATCCATCGGACGATAGAGACATGATTCATGGTGAAGCCAGCGGTAAAAATGTTCCAGTTCAGCCAGAGGATTTACCCATGAATCTAGTTGAAACTGAAGAGCCCACACAGGTAGGGGAAGTTGGTAATGCAAGCGACCAGCCTGAAGATAAGGAAAAAGAAGAATCAAATGATCAAGGAGAGCATTTGTCTTCAGCATTAAGATCAGAGGAAGAGACCAAGGCCGAAAACACACCAGAAGAGATAAACATGACCGATGGTGAAGGCAGCGGTATTAATGTTTCGGTTCAGCCAGAGGATTTGTCCAGGAGTCTAGTTGAAACTGAGGAGCCCACACAGATGGGGGAAGTTGGTAATGCAAGCGACCTGTTTGTAGATAACATTGGTGTCTTGGAGGAAAAAGAAGAATCAAAGGATCAACGGGAGCCTTTGTCTTCAGCATTAAGTTCAGAGGAAGAGAACAAGGCTGAGAACCCATCGGATGATACAGACATGATTGATGGTGAAGCCAGCGGTATAAATGTTTCTGTTGAGCCTGAGGATCTGTCCAGGAATCTAGTTGAAACTGACGAGTCCACACAGATGGAGGAAGTTGGTAAAGCAGGCGACCAGTCTGAAGATAATGTGGCCATTGGTGTCTTGGAAGAGAGAGAAGAATCAAAGGATCAACAAAAGCATTTGTCTTCAGCATTAAGTTCCGAGAAAGAAACCAAGGCCGAGAACGCACCGGAAGAGATAAACATGACTAAGGCCGAAAACACACCAGAAGAGATAAACATGACCGATGGTTCAGCCAGCGGTTTTAATGTTTCGGTTCAGCCAGAGGAGTTTTCCATGAATGTAGCTGAAACTGAGGAGCCCACACAGGTGGAGGAAGCTGGTAATGCAAGCGGCCAGTCTGAAGATAATGTGGCCATTGGTGTCTTGGAGGAAAAGGAAGAATCAAAGGATCAAGAAGAGAATTTATCTTCAGAGGTAGAGAACAAGGCTGAGAACCCATCGGAAGATAGAGACATGATTGATGGTGAAGCCAGCGTTCAGCCAGAGATTGTGTCCACAAATCTAGATGAAACCGAGGAGCCCACACAGATGGGTGAAGTTGGTAATGCAAGCGATCAATCTGAAGATAATGTGGCCACTGGTGTCTTGGTGGAGAAAGAAGAATCGGAGGGGCAACAAGAGCATTTGTCTTCAGCATTAAGTTCCCAGAAAGAGAATGAGGAAAGCTTGCCAGTGGAGGATCCAACAGTTGGTGGTTTAGACGAATCAGAGGCTAAGTGCTCTGTCTCAGAATCTGACGTTAAAGGAGATAGTAAGAAATGTGTTGGAACTAGCGAATCAGCCGACTTGGATTCAGAGGCACCG AAGAGAGCAAATCAGAGGAGTTAA